In Oncorhynchus clarkii lewisi isolate Uvic-CL-2024 chromosome 2, UVic_Ocla_1.0, whole genome shotgun sequence, one DNA window encodes the following:
- the LOC139376030 gene encoding HMG box-containing protein 1-like has product MDANRMEDSFDRLKALPSSRDCPSTPMEYDDLPELQELDESSSSPVLFHVGAGVSRQECIAGSPHTNWLTELAIIATSPQSPLLQEAAPIERSSPVHIFSTNRSLHSYARPPLASSAPSPSRGHLRERSRRVRASSESESGVFSMASFSDDEDMGWSHSWPSTAWHCFLKGTRLQFHRGLNKEWQEAEDLGDSDDESDDERRTPFTSLKSYGSEGLKLVAHEDNVSYGQAVLKLTFDPGSPEEGLLTAECRFDHPFFVKNKGWSSFYPSLTVVQHGIPCYEIQVGDLCLPPGHRDTINCDDSDVLDTFRSYDFTPLDSSAVYVLSSMARQRRTSQSSSGAVSPDPEKLSGSPHSSSASKSNRSNTSGTVPGGATPTKCKRPMNAFMLFAKKYRMEYTQMYPGKDNRAISVILGEKWKKMKNEERRMYTVEAKALADEQKRLNPDCWKRKRTNSGSQQP; this is encoded by the exons ATGGATGCTAATAGAATGGAGGACTCATTTGATCGTCTAAAGGCTCTGCCCTCCTCACGTGACTGTCCCTCCACTCCCATGGAGTATG ATGACCTgccagagctgcaggagttggaCGAGAGCTCGTCCTCTCCAGTCCTGTTCCATGTGGGGGCTGGTGTGTCCCGTCAGGAGTGTATAGCTGGTTCCCCTCatactaactggctgactgagcTGGCTATCATCGCTACCAGCCCTCAGAGCCCCCTGCTGCAGGAAGCTGCTCCCATCGAGAG GTCATCTCCTGTGCACATCTTTTCCACCAATCGTAGTTTACATTCCTACGCCCGCCCCCCCCTGGCCAGCAGTGCACCCAGCCCCTCTAGAGGTCACCTCAGGGAACGCAGCAGACGTGTCAGG GCCAGCAGTGAGTCAGAGTCtggtgttttctctatggcctcCTTCTCTGATGATGAGGACATGGGCTGGTCACACTCCTGGCCCTCTACAGCCTGGCACTGCTTCCTGAAAG GCACCCGCCTTCAGTTCCACAGGGGCCTTAACAAGGAGTGGCAGGAGGCTGAAGACCTGGGGGACTCTGATGACGAGTCAGATGATGAGAGAAGGACGCCGTTCACCTCCCTCAAG AGCTATGGTTCTGAAGGTCTGAAGTTAGTGGCCCATGAGGACAATGTGTCCTACGGCCAGGCCGTCCTCAAACTCACCTTTGACCCCGGCTCGCCAGAAGAAGGCCTGTTAACGGCAGAGTGCAGATTTGATCACCCCTTCTTTGTGAAAAACaaag GTTGGTCCTCATTCTACCCTAGCCTGACGGTTGTGCAGCATGGTATCCCTTGCTATGAGATTCAGGTTGGGGACCTGTGTCTTCCCCCGGGACACAGGGACACCATCAACTGTGATGACTCTGATGTCTTGGACACCTTCAGGAG ttatGATTTCACTCCTCTGGACTCGTCAGCTGTGTATGTTCTGAGCAGCATGGCCAGACAGCGTAGGACCTCCCAGTCCAGTAGTGGCGCTGTCTCCCCCGACCCAGAGAAACTCTCCGGctccccccactcctcctctgccAGCAAATCAAACAGGAGCAATACCTCAGGGACGGTCCCCGGCGGGGCCACACCCACCAAATGCAAACGGCCAATGAACGCTTTCATGCTCTTCGCTAAGAAGTACAGGATGGAGTACACACAGATGTACCCTGGGAAGGATAACAG AGCCATCAGCGTGATCCTGGGTGAGAAGTGGAAGAAGATGAAGaacgaggagaggaggatgtacaCCGTGGAGGCCAAGGCTCTGGCTGATGAGCAGAAGAGACTCAACCCTGACTGCTGGAAACGCAAGAGAACCAACTCA gGGTCCCAGCAGCCCTAG
- the LOC139376038 gene encoding cAMP-dependent protein kinase type II-beta regulatory subunit-like codes for MSIEIPEGLTELLQSFTVEVLRNQPGDLLEFALQYFTQLKDSETTGAAFGNDQHSASRPSGKAVNFNDEAMQIDSENGEEEESDEEEFIAPVMSRFIRRASVCAEAFNPDEDEEDKEQRVTHPKTDEQRQRLQEACRDILLFKNLDPEQFSQVLDAMFEKFLEVGEHIIDEDDDGDNFYVIERGTFDIYMRVDGVEKTVGAYDNKGSFGELALMYNTPRAATIISTSPGALWCLDRLTFRRIIVKNNALKRRLYEEFIESLPLLTSLELSERMKVVDVLSSRAFCDGEQIISQGDLADCFYIVESGQVRITMKRTRTKKDQEDVDIATCSRGQYFGELALVTNKPRAASAYAVGSVKCLVMDVQAFERLLGPCMDIMKRNIANYEEQLVTLFECSTTDIEEINP; via the exons ATGAGTATAGAAATTCCTGAAGGATTGACGGAGCTGTTGCAGAGCTTTACCGTGGAAGTGTTACGGAATCAGCCGGGAGATTTGCTCGAGTTCGCGTTGCAGTATTTCACCCAACTGAAGGACAGTGAGACTACCGGGGCCGCGTTCGGCAATGACCAACATTCGGCTTCGCGACCCAGTGGGAAAGCGGTCAATTTCAACGACGAAGCCATGCAGATCGATTCTGAaaatggagaggaagaggagagtgacGAAGAGGAATTCATTG CTCCAGTGATGAGTCGATTCATTAGAAGAGCATCAG TTTGTGCCGAGGCGTTCAACCCTGATGAAGACGAGGAAGACAAAGAACAGAGG GTCACCCATCCTAAAACAGacgaacagagacagagactacaGGAGGCTTGCAGAGACATTCTGCTGTTCAAAAACCTGGACCCG GAACAATTTTCCCAAGTACTGGACGCCATGTTTGAGAAGTTCCTTGAAGTAGGAGAACACATCATAGATGAAGACGACGATGGCGACAACTTCTACGTCATTGAAAG agggacCTTTGACATCTATATGAGGGTTGATGGTGTAGAGAAGACCGTGGGAGCCTATGATAACAAGGGGAGCTTTGGGGAGCTGGCCCTGATGTACAACACCCCCAGGGCTGCTACCATCATCTCCACCTCGCCCGGAGCCCTCTGGTGCCTG GATCGTCTGACATTCAGGAGGATCATCGTGAAGAACAACGCGTTGAAGAGGAGACTGTACGAGGAGTTCATTGAATCACTTCCACTGTTAACATCattagag CTTTCAGAGAGAATGAAGGTGGTGGATGTGTTGTCTTCTAGAGCCTTCTGCGATGGAGAACAGATTATCTCTCAG GGCGATCTAGCAGATTGTTTTTATATAGTTGAATCTGGTCAAGTTAGAATCACCATGAAGAGAACCAGG ACGAAAAAGGACCAAGAGGATGTGGATATAGCTACATGCTCCAGGGGGCAGTACTTTGGAGAACTGGCCCTCGTCACCAACAAACCCAGAGCTGCTTCAGCTTATGCTGTGGGAAGTGTCAAGTGTTTAG TTATGGACGTGCAGGCGTTTGAGAGGTTGCTGGGCCCCTGCATGGACATCATGAAGAGAAACATTGCAAATTACGAAGAGCAGCTGGTTACTCTGTTTGAATGTAGCACCACTGACATTGAAGAGATAAACCCATGA